The Kitasatospora setae KM-6054 genome contains a region encoding:
- a CDS encoding ROK family transcriptional regulator — MTTARTATPSTARAINDRLALDLLLERGPLTASDLRTLTGLSRPTVADLLERLQRSGLVAHAGESAALRRGPNARLYELVGDRAHLAGIDIRSTGVSLVVADLTGRTLGTATIAAPAPTTAPGTGDGGGADAAGAGDGDLLVERTVEALLATAAEAGAGELHTVAVGAPGLVDPATGALNNSGKLPEWHTKLLAALRARPGTEVILENEVNLAGIAEHRIGAAQGRRDFALIWLGHGVGASVVLDGRLRRGASGGTGEIGFLPVPGTAGLPDSTKCDGGFHSMVSSAAICELAARHGLTSEPGTGSGHDCEASGDERGEERGEEHGEWLGEGREPMAEAVVRRAVETGADGFLDELALRIAVGASAICVVLDPGCVVLGGEIGQAGGPELADRVERHLARLSPLATEVRAGTAGGGAVLAGAVLTAGDAVRRELFGGE; from the coding sequence ATGACGACCGCTCGCACCGCCACGCCGAGCACCGCCCGGGCCATCAACGACCGGCTTGCCCTCGACCTGCTGCTCGAACGGGGCCCGCTCACCGCATCCGACCTGCGCACGCTGACCGGGCTCTCCCGGCCCACCGTCGCCGATCTGCTCGAACGCCTCCAGCGCAGCGGCCTGGTCGCCCACGCCGGCGAGAGCGCCGCGCTGCGCCGGGGCCCCAACGCCAGGCTGTACGAGCTGGTCGGCGACCGCGCGCACCTCGCCGGCATCGACATCCGCTCCACCGGCGTCAGCCTGGTGGTCGCCGACCTGACCGGCCGGACCCTCGGCACGGCCACCATCGCGGCCCCCGCACCCACCACCGCCCCCGGCACGGGAGACGGTGGTGGGGCGGACGCTGCCGGGGCGGGGGACGGCGACCTGCTGGTCGAACGGACCGTCGAAGCGCTGCTCGCCACCGCGGCCGAGGCCGGCGCCGGCGAACTCCACACCGTGGCCGTCGGCGCCCCGGGCCTGGTCGACCCGGCGACCGGTGCGCTCAACAACTCCGGCAAGCTGCCCGAATGGCACACCAAGCTGCTCGCTGCGCTCCGGGCCCGCCCCGGAACCGAGGTGATCCTTGAGAACGAGGTGAACCTCGCCGGGATCGCCGAGCACCGCATCGGCGCGGCCCAGGGCAGGCGGGACTTCGCACTGATCTGGCTGGGACACGGCGTCGGCGCCTCCGTGGTGCTGGACGGCCGCCTGCGCCGCGGGGCCTCCGGCGGCACCGGCGAGATCGGATTCCTGCCCGTCCCCGGAACCGCCGGACTGCCGGACTCCACGAAGTGCGACGGCGGCTTCCACTCCATGGTGTCGAGCGCGGCCATCTGCGAACTCGCCGCCCGCCACGGGCTCACCTCCGAGCCCGGCACCGGAAGCGGGCACGACTGCGAGGCATCCGGTGACGAGCGCGGTGAAGAGCGCGGTGAAGAGCACGGTGAATGGCTCGGCGAAGGGCGGGAGCCCATGGCCGAGGCCGTGGTGCGGCGGGCTGTCGAGACCGGCGCCGACGGCTTTCTGGACGAACTGGCCCTGCGGATCGCCGTCGGCGCCTCCGCGATCTGCGTCGTACTGGACCCGGGGTGCGTGGTGCTGGGCGGCGAGATCGGGCAGGCGGGCGGCCCGGAACTGGCCGACCGGGTCGAACGGCACCTCGCCCGGCTGTCCCCGCTCGCCACCGAGGTGCGGGCCGGCACCGCGGGCGGCGGCGCTGTGCTGGCGGGCGCGGTCCTGACCGCCGGGGACGCGGTACGGCGGGAGCTGTTCGGCGGCGAGTGA
- a CDS encoding YrdB family protein has protein sequence MRKAVTGTQLMLRLLLELASLVALAIGGYRAWPDGPVALRVLLAPALPALAIVLWGRYAAPRRPVRDSPALWYGVQLLVWGGAVALLAVGGYPGWALGLGAVMAVNTVALRSLGEWSPAIER, from the coding sequence GTGCGCAAGGCGGTGACGGGGACGCAGCTGATGCTGCGCCTGCTGCTCGAACTGGCCTCGCTGGTCGCGCTGGCGATCGGCGGCTACCGGGCCTGGCCGGACGGCCCGGTAGCGCTGCGGGTGCTGCTCGCGCCGGCCCTGCCGGCCCTGGCGATCGTGCTGTGGGGCCGCTACGCGGCGCCCCGGCGGCCGGTGCGCGACTCGCCGGCGCTCTGGTACGGAGTGCAACTGCTGGTCTGGGGCGGCGCGGTCGCGCTGCTCGCGGTCGGCGGCTACCCCGGCTGGGCACTCGGCCTCGGCGCCGTGATGGCCGTCAACACGGTGGCGCTGCGGTCCCTCGGCGAGTGGTCGCCCGCGATCGAGCGCTAG
- a CDS encoding AI-2E family transporter, translating to MTGPAPVSATVGSGPDNRRPAQMLPPAVRSAAAWSTAVILFITVGAFAVFVVVELRAATIPMVIALLATALLYPVMPWFVRRGVKRGVAAGLTCAILVLVVTGGIALLVNSLVNSAPQIASGLQQAGDRIASWLGPFGDKVQYALKESSGSGSTLVDSLANGVLSGLGLVTQLLTGGVLALALVFFFLRDGHRFGDAMHELMPGRHADTVIACGQQAFTAMAGFMRGTTLIALIDATFISIGLLVLGVPGAAGLGALVFMGAYIPFVGAFLSGTVAVLVALANGGLGTALWALGVVLAVQAIEGNILQPLIQSRTVELHPATIMIAVVAGSGIAGIIGALLAVPVSAAGLGVVSVLRGGVERSGAPGGHRKRHRIES from the coding sequence ATGACGGGACCGGCGCCCGTGTCGGCGACGGTCGGCAGCGGCCCGGACAACCGACGGCCGGCCCAGATGCTGCCGCCGGCGGTCCGATCGGCCGCCGCCTGGTCCACGGCGGTGATCCTCTTCATCACCGTGGGCGCGTTCGCCGTCTTCGTCGTGGTGGAGCTGCGGGCCGCGACCATTCCGATGGTGATCGCGCTGCTGGCGACGGCCCTGCTCTACCCGGTGATGCCCTGGTTCGTCCGCCGGGGCGTCAAACGAGGTGTAGCAGCAGGGCTGACCTGCGCGATCCTGGTCCTGGTGGTCACCGGGGGGATCGCGCTGCTGGTCAATTCCCTGGTGAACAGCGCGCCGCAGATCGCCTCCGGCCTCCAGCAGGCGGGCGATCGCATCGCCTCCTGGCTGGGACCGTTCGGCGACAAGGTCCAGTACGCGCTCAAGGAGAGCTCGGGCTCCGGGAGCACCCTGGTGGACTCGCTGGCCAACGGAGTCCTGTCCGGACTCGGCCTGGTCACCCAACTGCTGACCGGGGGCGTGCTCGCCCTCGCACTGGTCTTCTTCTTCCTGCGCGACGGCCACCGTTTCGGTGACGCGATGCACGAGCTGATGCCCGGCCGGCATGCCGACACGGTGATCGCCTGTGGTCAGCAGGCCTTCACGGCCATGGCCGGCTTCATGCGGGGGACCACCCTGATCGCCCTGATCGACGCCACGTTCATCTCCATCGGGTTGCTGGTCCTGGGAGTCCCCGGAGCGGCCGGACTCGGTGCACTGGTCTTCATGGGCGCCTACATTCCTTTCGTCGGTGCCTTCCTGTCGGGAACGGTGGCCGTCCTGGTGGCCCTCGCGAACGGCGGCCTCGGTACCGCCCTGTGGGCCCTCGGGGTGGTGCTGGCGGTGCAGGCGATCGAGGGGAACATCCTCCAACCCCTCATCCAGAGCCGGACGGTCGAACTGCACCCCGCCACCATCATGATCGCGGTGGTGGCGGGCTCAGGGATCGCCGGAATCATCGGTGCCCTGCTCGCGGTGCCGGTCAGCGCCGCCGGGCTCGGGGTGGTCTCCGTCCTCCGGGGCGGTGTGGAGCGCTCCGGAGCGCCCGGCGGCCATCGGAAGCGCCACCGGATCGAATCCTGA
- a CDS encoding GNAT family N-acetyltransferase has protein sequence MIFRPIVPQEINAVLAQIRPDPSTAVSADTVRARLADGEYRPGWIWVAEPAPGQAPLAVAIWWGSPTDPRPSNLDALFARSDAISGPLPQARRLPRGPRPTTDPRSAVAAALLTAAHQVFAADGLTPAPDYHLFLPPDWRDHPAIAASVAWRRQAAEAAGLRLTAERLRFEWETDRPVPALSNRLFFTSEPDDEVFVDLFRRTSQRSLDVASTREVFLVGAEAHARSEVSFYHWEMPGERSWWRIARTLSGRVVGFAIPSHNSVVPVVGHFGVLPEFRGMGFAAEVLAEATRILAAETDAEVIRAETDLCNHPVVGALELVGYRDRTHRLVLSAV, from the coding sequence GTGATCTTCCGTCCGATCGTTCCGCAGGAAATCAACGCCGTACTGGCCCAGATCAGGCCCGACCCGTCCACCGCGGTCTCCGCCGACACGGTCCGTGCGCGCCTGGCCGATGGCGAGTACCGGCCCGGCTGGATCTGGGTGGCGGAGCCCGCCCCTGGCCAGGCCCCGCTGGCTGTCGCCATCTGGTGGGGCAGCCCCACCGACCCCCGTCCGAGCAATCTGGACGCGCTGTTCGCCAGGTCCGATGCGATCTCGGGCCCTCTTCCCCAGGCCCGCCGACTGCCCCGCGGCCCTCGGCCGACCACCGACCCCCGCAGTGCGGTCGCCGCCGCTCTGCTCACTGCCGCGCATCAGGTGTTCGCGGCCGACGGGCTGACCCCCGCGCCCGACTACCACCTGTTCCTACCGCCCGACTGGCGTGATCATCCTGCGATCGCCGCTTCGGTCGCATGGCGCCGCCAGGCGGCCGAAGCGGCGGGCCTGCGCCTGACTGCCGAACGACTCAGATTCGAATGGGAAACCGATCGTCCTGTCCCGGCCCTGTCCAATCGGCTGTTCTTCACTTCCGAGCCCGACGACGAGGTCTTCGTCGACCTCTTCCGCCGGACTTCACAGCGCAGCCTGGACGTGGCATCCACTCGGGAGGTGTTCCTGGTCGGCGCGGAGGCCCATGCCCGGAGCGAGGTCTCCTTCTATCACTGGGAAATGCCCGGCGAGCGGTCCTGGTGGCGAATAGCCCGTACGTTGTCAGGGCGGGTGGTCGGCTTCGCCATCCCCTCGCACAACTCAGTCGTACCGGTGGTGGGTCACTTCGGCGTCCTGCCCGAATTCCGGGGCATGGGATTCGCCGCCGAGGTCCTCGCCGAGGCCACCCGGATCCTGGCTGCCGAAACCGATGCCGAGGTGATCCGTGCCGAAACCGATCTCTGCAACCATCCCGTGGTCGGCGCCCTGGAACTGGTCGGTTACCGCGACCGCACCCACCGCCTGGTCCTCTCCGCCGTCTGA
- a CDS encoding TOBE domain-containing protein: MVMSDRPVHPYRIGEAASMLGVSADTMRRWVDAGRLPAMRDEHGHRIIAGAELAAFARELARPENGEVEGRSSARNRFPGIVTAVVLGDVAAQVEIQAGPFRVVSLISRDSAEELGLVPGAPATAVIKSTNVVVERR; the protein is encoded by the coding sequence ATGGTCATGTCCGACCGACCCGTCCACCCGTACCGCATCGGCGAGGCCGCCTCGATGCTGGGGGTGAGCGCCGACACCATGCGGCGGTGGGTGGACGCGGGCCGGCTGCCGGCGATGCGTGACGAGCACGGCCACCGGATCATCGCCGGGGCGGAACTCGCGGCGTTCGCACGGGAGCTGGCGCGGCCGGAGAACGGTGAGGTGGAGGGGCGCTCCTCGGCCCGGAACCGGTTCCCCGGGATCGTGACCGCGGTCGTCCTCGGAGACGTCGCCGCCCAGGTGGAGATCCAGGCCGGTCCGTTCCGGGTGGTTTCCCTGATCAGCCGAGACTCGGCCGAGGAACTCGGCCTCGTCCCCGGAGCGCCAGCGACCGCGGTGATCAAGTCGACCAACGTGGTCGTCGAGCGGCGCTGA
- a CDS encoding glycerophosphodiester phosphodiesterase, whose product MKSRVRAVAHRGDPYLHRENTLPAVSAALAAGADAVEVDVQLTRDEVPVLLHDRTLERLWGDQRQIGRVTLDELAEVASPGLRIPTLAEALQAVAATEGARLMIDLDDSGPAAATWQAVSDLGMADRVAFCGPVVAMLAVRELDADAEISLTWNRLQLPKQRLLAELGPSYLNPPFGLVDERLVASVHDAGLGLATWTVDLRRTMRRMLALGVDSLTSNRITLLRRTIDQHRP is encoded by the coding sequence TTGAAGAGCCGCGTGCGCGCCGTTGCCCACCGTGGTGACCCGTACCTGCACCGCGAGAACACCCTGCCGGCGGTCAGCGCGGCCCTCGCCGCGGGAGCCGACGCCGTCGAGGTCGACGTCCAGCTGACCCGCGACGAGGTGCCCGTCCTGCTCCACGACCGCACCCTCGAACGCCTCTGGGGCGACCAACGCCAGATCGGCCGCGTGACGCTCGACGAGCTGGCGGAAGTGGCCTCCCCGGGGCTCCGGATCCCCACTCTCGCCGAGGCGCTGCAGGCCGTCGCCGCCACCGAAGGTGCCCGGCTGATGATCGACCTGGACGACAGCGGCCCGGCCGCCGCCACCTGGCAGGCCGTCAGCGACCTGGGAATGGCGGACCGCGTCGCCTTCTGCGGTCCGGTCGTGGCCATGCTCGCCGTCCGCGAACTGGACGCCGACGCGGAGATCTCCCTGACCTGGAACCGCCTCCAACTGCCGAAGCAGCGACTGCTCGCCGAACTGGGCCCCAGCTACCTCAACCCGCCCTTCGGACTGGTCGACGAACGGCTGGTGGCCTCCGTCCACGACGCCGGCCTGGGCCTGGCGACCTGGACCGTGGACCTGCGCCGCACCATGCGGCGGATGCTCGCCCTCGGCGTCGACTCGCTGACCTCCAACCGGATCACCCTGCTGCGCCGCACGATCGACCAGCACCGGCCCTGA
- a CDS encoding alpha/beta hydrolase: MEFHEDILGAPYEAAELPLIPDEEGEVSATLVRRLVEGSRQAVLYLHGYNDYFFQTHLADHFTAAGFSFYALDLRKYGRSLRPHHSPNFVTDLAAYDEELDEAVRIIRELDGHTRLLVNGHSTGGLVAALWAARRVGRGLVDGLVLNSPFLSMPASPAVRTLGAPALDFIGRAAPTRKLPAPLNPHYVHSLHRNHRGSWEFDLALKPAEGFPMFAGWLAAIQRGHRQVRRGLSVDCPVLLMASTASTVTNRWDPALMHTDAVLRADDIAALAPRLGRHVTTVRVEGGVHDLVLSAESVRAEVFAEVDRWMAAYFPAP, encoded by the coding sequence ATGGAGTTCCACGAAGACATCCTGGGTGCCCCGTACGAAGCGGCGGAGCTCCCACTGATCCCGGACGAGGAGGGGGAGGTCAGCGCCACCCTGGTCCGTCGGCTGGTCGAGGGGTCGAGGCAGGCGGTACTGTACCTGCACGGCTACAACGACTACTTCTTCCAGACCCACCTCGCGGACCACTTCACAGCTGCCGGCTTCTCCTTCTACGCGTTGGACCTCCGCAAGTACGGCAGGTCGCTCCGCCCGCACCACTCCCCCAACTTCGTGACGGATCTCGCCGCGTACGACGAGGAGTTGGACGAGGCGGTCCGGATCATCCGCGAGCTCGACGGCCACACCCGGCTCCTGGTGAACGGGCACTCGACGGGCGGGCTGGTGGCGGCCCTGTGGGCGGCCCGCCGGGTCGGTCGCGGGCTGGTCGACGGGCTGGTCCTCAACAGCCCGTTCCTGTCGATGCCCGCCTCGCCGGCCGTCCGGACCCTGGGCGCCCCCGCGCTCGACTTCATCGGGCGGGCCGCACCGACGCGCAAGCTGCCCGCTCCGCTCAATCCGCACTACGTGCACAGCCTGCACCGGAACCACCGCGGCAGTTGGGAGTTCGACCTCGCCCTGAAGCCGGCCGAGGGGTTCCCGATGTTCGCCGGGTGGCTGGCAGCGATCCAGCGGGGGCACCGGCAGGTGCGCCGCGGCCTCTCGGTCGACTGCCCGGTCCTGCTGATGGCCTCCACCGCGTCCACCGTCACCAACCGGTGGGATCCGGCCCTGATGCACACCGACGCGGTGCTGCGCGCCGATGACATCGCCGCGCTCGCCCCACGTCTCGGCCGGCATGTCACCACAGTCCGGGTGGAGGGCGGGGTGCACGACCTGGTCCTGTCGGCCGAATCGGTCCGCGCCGAGGTGTTCGCCGAGGTGGACCGCTGGATGGCCGCCTACTTCCCCGCTCCCTGA
- a CDS encoding heavy-metal-associated domain-containing protein: protein MPTTAVFTVEGMSCGHCERTVTAGLTALDGVTDVTADAKSGQVTIESTEPLPEDQVRSAVIRAGFALIGRA from the coding sequence ATGCCCACCACCGCTGTCTTCACCGTCGAAGGAATGAGCTGCGGCCACTGCGAACGGACCGTCACCGCCGGCCTGACCGCGCTGGACGGCGTCACCGATGTCACCGCCGACGCGAAGTCCGGCCAGGTGACGATCGAATCCACCGAGCCCCTGCCGGAGGATCAGGTCCGCTCCGCCGTCATCCGTGCGGGTTTCGCCTTGATCGGTCGCGCCTGA
- a CDS encoding TVP38/TMEM64 family protein, translated as MSAPQPPPAPVTSAASAAMTVPDTPAEAATVSVASLASATSVPPVGPEAPVGGARPPGRRPGRGALLRLGALFALLAAASASLLLWDPSAVLSTASGPWRVPVALLAYAFGTLVFLPRPALNAGMGLLFGSLGGVPLAVAGSVVGAAATFALGRSLGREALRPLVRGRVLTEIDRRLSERGFRSVLLVRLFPGAPFQAGNFACAFSGVGFWPYLAGTALGVLPSTTAYVVAGASAGSPTSPTFLLSAAVIVAMCVYSAVKLWRARPRRST; from the coding sequence GTGTCCGCCCCGCAGCCCCCGCCCGCGCCCGTCACCTCGGCCGCCTCGGCCGCCATGACCGTCCCGGACACCCCCGCCGAGGCCGCCACAGTCTCCGTGGCGTCCCTGGCCTCCGCGACGTCCGTGCCGCCCGTCGGTCCCGAGGCCCCGGTCGGCGGGGCCCGGCCGCCGGGGCGCCGTCCGGGTCGCGGGGCGCTGCTCCGGCTCGGCGCGCTGTTCGCCCTGCTCGCCGCCGCTTCGGCCTCGCTGCTGCTGTGGGATCCGTCCGCCGTGCTGTCGACCGCTTCGGGGCCGTGGCGGGTCCCGGTCGCGCTCCTCGCGTACGCCTTCGGCACGCTGGTATTCCTGCCCCGTCCGGCGCTGAACGCGGGGATGGGGCTGCTGTTCGGTTCGCTGGGGGGCGTGCCGCTGGCGGTCGCGGGGTCGGTGGTCGGCGCGGCGGCGACGTTCGCCCTGGGGCGTTCGCTGGGGCGCGAGGCGCTGCGGCCGCTGGTGCGCGGCAGGGTGTTGACGGAGATCGACCGCCGCCTGTCCGAGCGGGGGTTCCGCAGCGTGCTGCTGGTCCGGCTGTTCCCGGGGGCGCCGTTCCAGGCCGGCAACTTCGCGTGCGCGTTCTCCGGCGTCGGGTTCTGGCCCTACCTGGCGGGCACCGCGCTCGGCGTCCTGCCGAGCACCACCGCGTACGTGGTGGCGGGGGCGAGCGCGGGTTCGCCGACCTCGCCGACGTTCCTGCTCTCCGCCGCGGTGATCGTCGCGATGTGCGTGTACAGCGCCGTCAAGCTGTGGCGCGCCCGCCCGCGCCGCTCCACCTGA
- a CDS encoding class I SAM-dependent methyltransferase, whose translation MGESLARAQREHWERTYRAHPGMYGERPSESAEYAATVFRPGGTVLELGAGHGRDALFLARCGFTVVAADFSPVGLAQLAERAAADGLAVRTLVQDVREPLGLPDGSVDAVYAHMLFCMALSTAELEALVAEVRRVLRPGGTLVYTVRHTGDAHYGAGTGHGDDIWEHGGFAVHFFPAELVDRLATGWTPPRTEPFEEGDLPRRLWRVTQRRPD comes from the coding sequence ATGGGCGAGTCACTGGCGCGGGCGCAGCGCGAGCACTGGGAGCGGACGTACCGCGCCCACCCCGGCATGTACGGCGAGCGGCCGTCGGAGTCGGCCGAGTACGCCGCGACGGTGTTCCGCCCCGGCGGAACGGTACTGGAGCTCGGCGCCGGGCACGGGCGGGACGCCCTCTTCCTCGCCCGCTGCGGCTTCACGGTCGTCGCGGCGGACTTCAGCCCCGTCGGCCTGGCCCAGCTCGCCGAACGGGCCGCCGCCGACGGGCTGGCAGTGCGCACGCTGGTCCAGGACGTCCGCGAGCCGCTGGGCCTGCCCGACGGATCGGTCGACGCGGTGTACGCGCACATGCTGTTCTGCATGGCCCTGTCCACGGCCGAGCTGGAAGCCCTGGTGGCCGAGGTCCGCCGGGTCCTGCGACCAGGCGGCACCCTGGTGTACACCGTCCGGCACACCGGCGACGCGCACTACGGGGCCGGGACGGGACACGGCGACGACATCTGGGAGCACGGCGGCTTCGCGGTGCACTTCTTTCCGGCGGAACTGGTCGACCGCCTGGCGACCGGCTGGACCCCGCCGCGGACCGAGCCGTTCGAGGAGGGGGACCTGCCGCGCCGGCTCTGGCGGGTGACCCAGCGGCGACCGGACTGA
- a CDS encoding MFS transporter, translating into MGGTLKDVQRARVSVALVFAVHGAVTGTFVTRIPWIKDHLDLSPGQLGLALVFPAIGASVAMPLAGRIVHRLGARTALQGLLTLWCLALALPALSPHLVVLCLSLFLYGATAGMSDVAMNAQGVEVEERLGRSIMSGLHGMWSVGGLVASGFGVLAAHQHVDARLQCAVTAAILAVLAQVVSRGVLDVRPTAGEEAPPRFALPPKEALVIGLVGFCAVFAEGASMDWSGVYLRDITGASASLAAACFTAFSATMAAARLAGDAVVRRLGPVRAVRLSGVVAATGGLLVVVADTPYVAIPGFALIGIGIAVVVPLAFAAAGRAGSNPSQSIAGVATITYTSGLVAPAVVGGIAQASSLTVSFVAVTLLAAALIPSAAAMRHRNATGSPVAASGSLEPTH; encoded by the coding sequence ATGGGCGGAACTCTCAAGGACGTCCAGCGCGCCAGGGTGAGCGTGGCGCTGGTCTTCGCCGTTCACGGTGCCGTCACCGGCACCTTCGTCACCCGCATCCCGTGGATCAAGGACCACCTCGACCTGAGCCCCGGCCAGCTCGGGCTCGCGCTGGTGTTCCCGGCCATCGGCGCGTCGGTGGCGATGCCGCTGGCCGGCCGGATCGTGCACCGCCTGGGCGCCCGGACGGCGTTGCAGGGCCTGCTGACGCTGTGGTGCCTGGCCCTGGCGCTACCCGCGCTCTCCCCGCACCTGGTGGTGCTCTGCCTGTCGCTGTTCCTCTACGGCGCGACGGCCGGCATGTCGGACGTCGCGATGAACGCGCAGGGGGTCGAGGTCGAGGAGCGGCTCGGCCGGTCGATCATGTCCGGCCTGCACGGCATGTGGAGCGTCGGCGGCCTGGTCGCCTCCGGGTTCGGCGTGCTGGCGGCCCACCAGCACGTGGACGCCCGCCTGCAGTGCGCGGTGACCGCGGCGATCCTGGCGGTGCTCGCCCAGGTGGTGTCCCGCGGAGTCCTGGACGTCCGGCCGACCGCGGGCGAGGAGGCCCCGCCGCGGTTCGCGCTGCCCCCGAAGGAAGCCCTGGTCATCGGCCTGGTCGGATTCTGCGCGGTGTTCGCCGAGGGCGCCTCGATGGACTGGAGCGGGGTCTACCTCCGTGACATCACCGGCGCCTCCGCCTCCCTCGCCGCCGCCTGCTTCACCGCCTTCTCCGCCACCATGGCCGCGGCCCGACTGGCCGGTGACGCGGTGGTCCGCCGGCTCGGCCCGGTGCGCGCCGTCCGCCTGAGCGGCGTAGTCGCCGCCACCGGCGGCCTGCTGGTGGTGGTCGCGGACACGCCGTACGTGGCCATCCCGGGCTTCGCGCTGATCGGCATCGGCATCGCCGTGGTCGTCCCGCTGGCCTTCGCCGCCGCGGGCCGGGCGGGCAGCAATCCGAGCCAGTCCATCGCCGGTGTCGCCACCATCACCTACACCTCCGGCCTGGTGGCCCCGGCCGTGGTCGGCGGCATCGCCCAGGCCAGCTCGCTGACGGTCTCCTTCGTCGCGGTCACGCTGCTGGCGGCCGCGCTGATCCCGTCCGCGGCGGCGATGCGCCACCGCAACGCGACCGGCTCCCCCGTCGCGGCCTCCGGCTCCCTGGAGCCGACCCACTGA
- a CDS encoding spermidine synthase, producing the protein MSDIDGSDPRPVEREVALGTAKLVPDIDVEGGWLLTLDGTPQSYVDLQDPTHLEFEYVQRIAHLLDVVADPGEPLDVLHLGGGGLTLPRYLAGTRPGSRQQVVEVDGPLTEFIAEHLPWPSGIDVTVGDARAALASVPAAGFDVVVADVFRGSRTPAHLTSVEFVRQAAAALRPGGCYAANLADGPPLTFAKAQTATVAAVFTYVCLVAEPAVLRGRRYGNVLLIGSDEPLPTGELTRLLAADPFPARLTEAPEQATEPVTDETAEDSPPPPSGAFSLE; encoded by the coding sequence ATGAGCGACATCGACGGGTCGGACCCGCGGCCGGTGGAGCGCGAGGTGGCGCTGGGCACGGCGAAGCTGGTGCCCGACATCGATGTCGAGGGCGGCTGGCTGCTCACTCTCGACGGTACCCCGCAGTCGTACGTCGACCTCCAGGACCCGACGCACCTCGAGTTCGAGTACGTGCAGCGGATCGCGCACCTGCTGGACGTGGTCGCAGACCCCGGCGAACCGCTGGACGTGCTGCACCTGGGCGGTGGCGGTCTCACCCTGCCCCGGTACCTGGCGGGCACCCGCCCCGGTTCGCGGCAGCAGGTGGTCGAAGTGGACGGTCCGCTGACCGAGTTCATCGCCGAGCACCTGCCCTGGCCCTCCGGTATCGACGTGACGGTGGGTGACGCGAGGGCCGCCCTCGCATCCGTGCCGGCCGCTGGTTTCGACGTGGTGGTGGCCGACGTGTTCCGGGGTTCGCGGACGCCGGCGCACCTCACCAGTGTCGAGTTCGTACGCCAGGCCGCTGCCGCGCTCCGGCCCGGCGGCTGTTACGCGGCGAACCTGGCGGACGGTCCGCCACTCACGTTCGCCAAGGCCCAGACCGCCACGGTCGCGGCGGTGTTCACGTACGTCTGTCTGGTGGCCGAGCCCGCAGTGCTGCGGGGGCGGCGCTACGGGAACGTGCTGCTGATCGGCTCCGACGAGCCCCTCCCCACGGGGGAGTTGACCCGACTGCTCGCCGCCGACCCGTTTCCCGCCAGGCTGACGGAGGCGCCTGAGCAGGCGACGGAGCCGGTCACGGACGAGACGGCTGAGGACTCCCCGCCTCCGCCCAGCGGAGCGTTCTCGCTGGAGTGA
- a CDS encoding deoxyribonuclease IV: protein MDSAPRNPIGAHVPVAGRGLAGTGLAYAEKVGAEAVQVFVANPRGWATPAGNPAQDLAFRTACTERGVPAYVHAPYLINFGSDSAATREKSAESLTHSLHRSAAIGALGAVVHTGSALCGTRAEALAQVRAQVLPILDGLDRYGADAPWLLLEPTAGQGSSLCSRMDDLAAYLDALEHHPLVGVCLDTCHAFAAGHDLAAPGGVDELFDALHRAVGPGRLRLIHANDSQDVTGARKDRHENIGAGHIGTAAFAALLAHPATAGVPLIIETPDGRHDPDRIEGARHAADIALLKRLRRPAS from the coding sequence ATGGATTCCGCCCCGCGCAACCCGATCGGTGCCCATGTCCCCGTCGCCGGGAGGGGGCTGGCCGGGACGGGGCTGGCCTACGCCGAGAAGGTCGGGGCGGAGGCGGTGCAGGTGTTCGTCGCCAACCCGCGCGGGTGGGCGACTCCGGCCGGGAACCCCGCTCAGGACCTGGCCTTCCGGACGGCCTGCACCGAGCGGGGCGTTCCGGCGTACGTGCACGCGCCGTACCTGATCAACTTCGGCTCCGACTCGGCCGCGACCCGGGAGAAGTCCGCCGAGTCGCTGACCCACTCACTGCACCGCTCGGCGGCGATCGGCGCTCTCGGCGCGGTCGTGCACACCGGGTCCGCGCTCTGCGGCACCCGCGCGGAGGCGCTCGCCCAGGTCCGGGCCCAGGTGCTGCCGATCCTGGACGGCCTCGACCGGTACGGCGCCGACGCCCCGTGGCTGCTGCTGGAGCCCACCGCCGGGCAGGGCAGCTCGCTCTGCTCCCGGATGGACGACCTGGCGGCCTACCTGGACGCCCTGGAGCACCACCCGCTGGTCGGCGTCTGCCTGGACACCTGCCACGCCTTCGCGGCCGGCCACGACCTGGCCGCACCGGGCGGGGTCGACGAGCTCTTCGACGCCCTGCACCGGGCGGTCGGCCCCGGACGGCTGCGACTGATCCACGCCAACGACTCGCAGGACGTCACGGGTGCCCGCAAGGACCGCCACGAGAACATCGGCGCCGGCCACATCGGCACGGCCGCGTTCGCGGCGCTGCTCGCGCACCCCGCGACCGCCGGCGTCCCGCTGATCATCGAGACCCCGGACGGCCGCCACGACCCCGACCGGATCGAGGGCGCCCGCCACGCGGCCGACATCGCCCTGCTCAAGCGGCTGCGCCGCCCCGCTTCCTGA